In Festucalex cinctus isolate MCC-2025b chromosome 21, RoL_Fcin_1.0, whole genome shotgun sequence, one genomic interval encodes:
- the fam228a gene encoding protein FAM228A translates to MIAVRLQRVQDLIGRDGDTCRTPEVPNGAALIQDDELVKTLAQSTARLIHFPFRLLKLRMNKVQSDMPRPKRSKDGVITYHIPFSIGLLASEMAESKCLPPEAGPSAPVKKRKSSGCITQNKRDDAAGAQGYRLRRGNLSYTPTRRLQVKMDDEIEGVNELIRPLLDTQKELVSFLSMQDEAKIMKREMMRKCLYEDVWGSLQKRLHHHMAVCNPVEIKMRQNLYQLYLNHGNTKGYVFLDMCDLNQYNPYLLHGKKPHKCKLRTAELKAKEVLFERSKIVNARCEAGCQYKWIRQSKAQDGDDATPAISLLPVESAKCSTSCERTCLDIMYHIRESSILDGTCHHAGCSFSR, encoded by the exons ATGATCGCTGTCCGTCTGCAGCGTGTGCAGGACTTGATCGGACGGGACGGAGACACCTGCAGGACGCCCGAGGTGCCAAACGGGGCCGCATTAATTCAGGACGACGAGCTTGTGAAGACTCTCGCTCAGTCGACTGCGCGTCTGATTCATTTTCCTTTTCGGCTCCTGAAGTTGAGGATGAATAAGGTGCAGTCAG ACATGCCCCGGCCAAAAAGGAGCAAAGATGGTGTCATCACCTACCACATACCGTTCAGTATCGGACTTCTGGCATCTGAG ATGGCAGAGTCCAAGTGCCTGCCGCCTGAGGCGGGACCCAGTGCGCCAGTGAAGAAGAGGAAGTCTAGCGGGTGCATTACACAGAATAAACGGGATGACGCCGCGGGGGCACAAGGATACAGGCTGCGGCGAGGCAACCTCTCTTACACCCCTACCAGGAGACTGCAG GTCAAAATGGACGATGAAATTGAAGGGGTAAATGAATTGATTCGACCTTTACTAGACACtcaaaag GAGCTGGTATCTTTCCTGAGCATGCAAGATGAAGCCAAGATCATGAAGAGGGAGATGATGCGCAAGTGCCTGTATGAGGACGTGTGGGGGTCGCTCCAAAAGAGGCTCCACCACCACATGGCCGTCTGCAACCCGGTTGAGATCAAGATGCGCCAGAACTTGTACCAGCTATATCTAAATCACGGGAACACCAAG GGTTACGTCTTTCTGGATATGTGTGACCTTAACCAATACAATCCGTATCTCCTCCACGGGAAAAAGCCACACAAGTGCAAG CTGAGGACTGCTGAGCTGAAGGCGAAGGAAGTATTATTCGAGAGGTCCAAGATAGTTAATGCTCGCTGTGAAGCAG GGTGTCAGTACAAGTGGATCAGACAGAGCAAAGCCCAAGATGGTGATGATGCGACGCCTGCGATTAGCTTACTCCCTGTCGAGTCAGCAAAGTGCAGCACGAGCTGCGAGAGGACCTG CCTGGACATAATGTACCACATACGCGAGTCCTCCATACTGGACGGGACGTGCCATCACGCCGGCTGCTCGTTCTCCAGATGA
- the LOC144009906 gene encoding uncharacterized protein LOC144009906, giving the protein MDWFTSLAACIVLLWIFCFIDGNAVLELRLLFHALTKAACHLYLALLPLRRAAVHFSDCVRHLLASSQQQGQGPAPPSGYPHWHGAPPAGRTCTLHLLEGACVLCETMPNLMAAALSVGAALCHGLQGGAYVLAATLRAIQLNLFSQMNGERERWDKERHRAKESEKRLNSKVLEYISVFCQDPVSALRIKVDVPPVYR; this is encoded by the exons ATGGATTGGTTCACATCTTTAGCAGCGTGTATCGTCCTGCTGTGGATTTTCTGCTTCATAGACG GCAACGCCGTTCTGGAGCTGCGTCTGCTCTTCCACGCCCTCACCAAGGCGGCGTGCCACCTGTACCTGGCCCTGCTGCCCCTGCGCCGCGCCGCCGTCCACTTCAGTGACTGCGTGCGCCACCTCCTGGCCAGCAGTCAGCAGCAGGGCCAGGGCCCGGCCCCGCCGTCCGGGTACCCGCACTGGcacggcgcgccgccggcgggCCGCACCTGCACGCTGCACCTCCTGGAGGGCGCATGCGTGCTGTGCGAGACCATGCCCAACCTGATGGCGGCGGCGCTAAGCGTGGGCGCCGCGCTGTGCCACGGGCTGCAGGGCGGCGCCTACGTGCTGGCGGCCACGCTGCGCGCAATCCAGCTTAACCTCTTCTCGCAGATGAACGGCGAGCGCGAGCGCTGGGACAAGGAGCGCCACCGCGCCAAGGAGAGCGAGAAGAGGCTCAACTCCAAAGTGCTGGAGTACATCTCCGTCTTTTGCCAGGACCCCGTCAGCGCCCTGCGGATCAAAGTGGACGTGCCGCCCGTGTACAGATAA